The Saccharomyces cerevisiae S288C chromosome VII, complete sequence genome includes a region encoding these proteins:
- the PEF1 gene encoding Pef1p (Penta-EF-hand protein; required for polar bud growth and cell wall abscission; binds calcium and zinc with different affinity; localizes to bud site in G1, bud neck in G2; binds to Sec31p and modulates COPII coat assembly), producing the protein MCAKKLKYAAGDDFVRYATPKEAMEETRREFEKEKQRQQQIKVTQAQTPNTRVHSAPIPLQTQYNKNRAENGHHSYGSPQSYSPRHTKTPVDPRYNVIAQKPAGRPIPPAPTHYNNLNTSAQRIASSPPPLIHNQAVPAQLLKKVAPASFDSREDVRDMQVATQLFHNHDVKGKNRLTAEELQNLLQNDDNSHFCISSVDALINLFGASRFGTVNQAEFIALYKRVKSWRKVYVDNDINGSLTISVSEFHNSLQELGYLIPFEVSEKTFDQYAEFINRNGTGKELKFDKFVEALVWLMRLTKLFRKFDTNQEGIATIQYKDFIDATLYLGRFLPH; encoded by the coding sequence ATGTGTGCAAAGAAGCTCAAATACGCTGCTGGCGATGACTTTGTACGCTATGCTACACCTAAAGAGGCCATGGAGGAAACTAGACGTGAATTCgagaaagagaaacaaCGACAGCAACAAATAAAGGTTACTCAAGCACAAACTCCCAACACTAGAGTCCACTCAGCTCCAATTCCCTTACAAACTCAATATAACAAAAACAGAGCAGAAAACGGTCACCACTCCTATGGTTCTCCCCAAAGTTATTCTCCAAGACATACGAAAACACCTGTGGATCCTAGATATAATGTTATCGCACAGAAACCAGCAGGCAGGCCTATACCTCCAGCGCCAACCCATTATAACAACTTGAACACTTCCGCTCAACGGATAGCTTCCTCTCCTCCTCCCCTAATTCACAATCAAGCAGTGCCTGCACAACTCTTGAAGAAAGTTGCACCTGCTTCGTTCGATAGCAGAGAAGATGTACGAGACATGCAAGTGGCCACACAGCTATTTCATAACCATGATGTAAAGGGCAAAAACCGACTGACAGCTGAGGAACTACAGAACTTACTACAAAACGACGACAACTCCCATTTTTGTATATCATCAGTAGATGCGCTGATAAATTTATTTGGTGCTTCCAGGTTTGGCACTGTCAACCAGGCAGAATTCATCGCCCTATACAAAAGAGTGAAAAGTTGGAGAAAAGTTTATGTGGACAATGATATCAACGGATCGCTCACCATTTCTGTAAGCGAATTTCATAACTCACTTCAAGAACTAGGATATCTAATACCTTTTGAAGTTAGCGAGAAAACATTTGACCAATATGCTGAGTTTATAAACAGAAATGGAACAGGAAAAGAACTAAAGTTTGATAAATTCGTTGAGGCGTTAGTTTGGCTAATGAGATTAACAAAATTATTCAGGAAATTCGATACTAATCAAGAAGGCATTGCAACCATACAGTACAAAGATTTTATCGATGCTACATTATATTTAGGTCGTTTCCTACCTCATTGA
- the SPR3 gene encoding septin SPR3 (Sporulation-specific homolog of the CDC3/10/11/12 family of genes; septin protein involved in sporulation; regulated by ABFI; the yeast CDC3/10/11/12 family is a family of bud neck microfilament genes), with protein sequence MKSKGSRLSTDCPVEFPKIVSGFAEEVKIRRQSSQGQYAVDSHPPKSPELKHRRQRSSSFVNGKCRNRDLPLLDNKKAQEINTNSHGQDIGIKNLPRQRELLNAKNGIDFTLMVAGQSGLGKTTFINSLFSTSLIDDDIKENKPIIRYKSIVEGDGTHLNFNVIDTPGFGNNMDNAFTWRTMVNYIDEEIRSYIFQEEQPDRTKMVDNRVHCCLYFLRPSNKGIDTLDVVTMKKLAKRVNLIPVIAKSDLLTKEELKNFKTQVREIIRVQDIPVCFFFGDEVLNATQDIFQKYPFSIIASNEYIFNEKGEKVKGRQYKWGAVDIENEKYCDFKILQKTIFDWNLIDLVESTEDYYEKCRSEMLRTRLLKARDCLTTKSVDITEEQRKFLEEEMNFDEIEENKLKNYKCYEIINKTVMDKVATEWDPEFITRQLEAKKKFNELSNREISKFRDWKKSLFMEQENFNQEIEQLNHKLENLQLECQDLEYKLLIGKSSNSHSTDSATLVNVHIKR encoded by the coding sequence atgaAGTCAAAAGGGAGTCGGTTGTCAACAGACTGTCCTGTCGAATTTCCCAAGATAGTCTCTGGATTCGCTGAGGAAGTGAAAATACGTAGACAAAGTTCCCAAGGACAGTACGCCGTCGATTCACATCCTCCGAAAAGCCCTGAACTGAAACACAGAAGACAGAGGTCATCCTCTTTTGTTAACGGTAAATGCAGGAACAGGGACCTTCCATTGTTAGATAACAAGAAAGCACAAGAAATAAACACCAATTCACACGGCCAAGACATCGGTATCAAAAACTTACCACGTCAACGTGAGTTGTTGAATGccaaaaatggaattgATTTTACGCTGATGGTGGCGGGTCAAAGTGGATTGGGTAAAACCACGTTTATCAATTCCTTATTTTCTACTTCTTTaattgatgatgacatcaaagaaaacaaacCTATTATTCGTTATAAAAGCATTGTAGAAGGAGATGGAACACACCTTAATTTCAACGTCATCGATACACCTGGTTTTGGTAACAATATGGATAATGCATTTACGTGGAGGACAATGGTTAACtatattgatgaagaaataagATCGTACATTTTCCAAGAAGAACAACCTGATAGGACAAAAATGGTTGATAATAGAGTCCATTGTTGTTTGTACTTTCTGAGACCTTCAAATAAGGGAATTGATACTTTAGACGTCgtaacaatgaaaaaattagcGAAGAGAGTGAATTTAATCCCGGTTATTGCTAAATCAGATTTGCTAACGAAAGaggaattgaaaaacttcaaaacaCAAGTTAGAGAAATAATAAGAGTACAAGATATCCCTgtatgtttctttttcggcGATGAAGTTTTGAATGCAACAcaagatatttttcaaaaatatccATTCAGTATAATTGCATCTAATGAGTAcatttttaatgaaaaggGCGAAAAAGTTAAAGGAAGACAATACAAATGGGGCGCTGTTgacattgaaaatgaaaagtactGTGACTTCAAAATCTTGCAAAAGACGATTTTTGATTGGAATTTAATTGATCTTGTAGAAAGTACCGAGGATTATTATGAAAAATGCAGATCTGAAATGCTAAGAACTAGGCTATTAAAGGCCAGAGATTGCTTAACAACGAAAAGTGTTGACATAACGGAAGAACAAAGGAAATTTTTGGAGGAAGAAATGAACTTCGATGAAATCGAGGAAAACAAACTCAAAAATTACAAGTGCTATGAAATAATTAATAAAACGGTCATGGATAAGGTGGCTACAGAATGGGATCCTGAATTTATAACTAGACAATTAGAAgctaagaaaaaattcaacgAGCTGTCCAACagagaaatttcaaaatttcgaGACTGGAAAAAGAGCCTATTCATGGAACAAGAGAATTTTAACCAAGAGATTGAACAATTGAATCACAAGTTGGAAAACTTACAACTGGAATGTCAGGACTTGGAATACAAGCTGTTAATCGGAAAAAGTTCCAACAGCCATTCCACAGATAGTGCTACTTTAGTAAACGTTCACATCAAAAGGTAG
- the LST7 gene encoding Lst7p (Subunit of the Lst4p-Lst7p GTPase activating protein complex for Gtr2p; stimulates the GTPase activity of Rag family GTPase Gtr2p, within the context of the Gtr1p-Gtr2p heterodimer, after amino acid stimulation; required for activation of TORC1 in response to amino acid stimulation; recruited to the vacuolar membrane during amino acid starvation and released from the membrane by TORC1; required for the transport of amino acid permease Gap1p from the Golgi to the cell surface), translated as MSSTVISLAHFCDKHGPRIISVTQSAEKGTLGEELLVPDYPTESYCESCLLQFPEESTRSMRCFIEDVPFITTQYSSIRYQLLNSIIKRAFSEETMIYDNMPFIFFDDLRGLNLVIGFKLYDENARGNERRYCFILTVDSRSHDDSMKMLSEHWNFIIGGFDKMIAYIKNIHKSEFLGKNKTVENNLETLNNNAFIGSYLRANKSKFGRNLVSLTDDKFLFVRIHKWNSFLLHTVMNENKLP; from the coding sequence ATGTCCTCGACAGTGATTTCATTGGCTCATTTCTGCGACAAGCATGGCCCAAGGATCATATCAGTTACACAATCCGCAGAAAAGGGAACGCTAGGTGAAGAATTACTAGTGCCTGATTATCCAACTGAATCATATTGCGAATCATGTCTTTTACAGTTTCCTGAAGAGTCAACTAGATCGATGCGGTGCTTCATCGAAGATGTTCCGTTTATAACTACCCAATATTCTTCTATAAGATACCAATTGCTAAATTCTATTATTAAAAGAGCCTTTTCTGAAGAAACAATGATTTATGATAATATgccttttatattttttgatgatcTTAGAGGATTGAACTTAGTTATAGGCTTTAAACTGtatgatgaaaatgctAGAGGCaatgaaagaagatattgttttattttaacAGTCGATTCCAGAAGCCATGACGATTCTATGAAAATGTTGAGTGAACACTGGAACTTTATCATCGGTGGATTTGATAAAATGATTGCATATATTAAAAACATTCATAAAAGCGAATTCTTGGGGAAAAATAAAACGGTGGAAAACAATTTGGAAACATTGAATAATAACGCTTTCATTGGCTCATATTTACGTGCAAACAAATCTAAATTCGGCCGTAATTTGGTGTCTCTGACGGATgataaatttctcttcGTGCGAATACATAAATGGAATTCATTTTTACTCCATACAGTaatgaatgaaaataaattaCCTTGA
- the MUP1 gene encoding Mup1p (High affinity methionine permease; integral membrane protein with 13 putative membrane-spanning regions; involved in both methionine and cysteine uptake; subject to transport-activity dependent, methionine-induced endocytosis, vacuolar delivery and degradation; starvation-induced endocytosis is transport-activity independent) produces the protein MSEGRTFLSQLNVFNKENYQFSSSTTKKEVSNSTVDADNGASDFEAGQQFATELDQGEKQLGILSCIGLICNRMLGTGVFAVSSTIYTLCGSVGLALIMWAVGAIIAISGLYVYMEFGTAIPKNGGEKNYLEAIFRKPKFFITCMYAAYIFFLGWAAGNSINTAIMFLTAADTEVTKWNQRGIGVAVVFFAFLINSLNVKIGLYLQNILGIFKIGIVLFISITGWVALGGGLKDGYQSHNFRNAFEGTETATAYGIVNALYSVIWSFVGYSNVNYALGEVKNPVRTLKIAGPTSMVFLAIIYIFVNIAYFAVVPKDKLISSKLILAADFFDIVFGGQAKRAAAALVGLSALGNVLSVIFSQGRIIQQLGREGVLPFSNFFASSKPFNSPMVGLFQHFIVCTVTILAPPPGDAYLLVQNLISYPMNIINFAISAGLLWIYWQRRQGKIEWNPPIKAGVFVTGFFTLSNLYLIIAPYVPPSNGESVYSSMPYWIHCVIAWGIFFFGGVYYVVWAQLLPRWGHYKLVSKDVLGEDGFWRVKIAKVYDDTIGDVDTQEDGVIETNIIEHYKSEQEKSL, from the coding sequence ATGTCGGAAGGAAGAACGTTTCTGTCACAGTTGAATGTCTTCAACAAGGAGAACTatcaattttcttcttctactacaaaaaaggaagtaAGTAACTCGACAGTGGATGCTGACAACGGTGCCTCCGATTTTGAGGCAGGCCAGCAATTTGCTACAGAATTGGACCAAGGTGAAAAGCAGTTAGGTATTTTGTCGTGTATTGGGCTTATCTGTAATAGAATGCTTGGTACCGGTGTTTTCGCCGTTTCCTCGACCATTTACACACTATGTGGGTCTGTGGGGCTTGCATTAATTATGTGGGCAGTTGGCGCCATTATTGCCATTTCTGGGTTATATGTATACATGGAATTCGGTACGGCTATACCGAAAAATGGTGGTGAAAAAAACTACCTGGAGGCTATTTTCAGGAAACcaaaattcttcattaccTGTATGTATGCTGcgtatattttcttcctaGGTTGGGCTGCTGGTAATTCCATCAATACAGCTATTATGTTTTTAACTGCTGCTGATACTGAAGTGACCAAATGGAATCAAAGAGGTATTGGTGTGGCCGTCgttttttttgcattcCTAATTAATTCTCTGAATGTCAAGATTGGTCTATATTTGCAAAACATTTTAGGTATTTTCAAGATTGGTATTGTCCTCTTCATTTCTATTACCGGTTGGGTTGCCCTTGGCGGTGGTCTCAAAGATGGTTATCAATCTCACAACTTTCGTAATGCTTTTGAAGGTACTGAAACCGCCACTGCTTATGGTATTGTTAACGCCTTATATAGTGTTATTTGGTCGTTTGTCGGTTACTCCAATGTTAACTATGCACTTGGTGAAGTTAAGAACCCTGTGAGAACTTTGAAGATTGCTGGTCCTACATCGATGGTCTTCTTGGCTATAATCTACATTTTTGTGAACATTGCTTACTTCGCTGTGGTTCCAAAAGATAAgttaatttcttcaaaattgatTTTAGCTGCTGACTTCTTCGATATTGTGTTTGGCGGCCAAGCCAAGAGAGCAGCAGCCGCACTGGTCGGGTTGAGTGCCTTAGGAAATGTTCTTTCtgtcattttttctcaGGGTAGAATTATTCAACAACTAGGACGTGAAGGTGTGTTGCCCTTTTCTAATTTCTTTGCCTCTTCTAAGCCATTCAACTCCCCAATGGTTGGTTTGTTTCAACATTTTATTGTTTGTACAGTAACCATTTTAGCCCCACCTCCAGGTGATGCATATTTGCTAGTCCAAAATTTAATTTCCTACccaatgaatattattaattttgCCATTAGCGCGGGTTTGCTTTGGATATACTGGCAACGTAGACAAGGTAAAATTGAATGGAACCCACCAATTAAGGCCGGTGTTTTTGTTACGGGATTTTTCACATTATCCAATTTATACCTGATTATTGCTCCTTACGTTCCACCTTCAAATGGCGAGTCGGTGTATTCAAGCATGCCATACTGGATCCACTGTGTAATTGCTTGgggtattttcttctttggtGGTGTTTACTACGTTGTTTGGGCCCAATTATTGCCAAGATGGGGCCACTACAAATTGGTTTCCAAGGATGTGCTTGGTGAAGATGGGTTCTGGAGAGTCAAAATTGCCAAAGTTTATGATGACACTATTGGCGATGTCGATACACAAGAAGACGGCGTTATTGAAACGAATATAATCGAACATTACAAAAgtgaacaagaaaaatcgCTGTAA
- the RSC1 gene encoding RSC subunit protein RSC1 (Component of the RSC chromatin remodeling complex; required for expression of mid-late sporulation-specific genes; contains two essential bromodomains, a bromo-adjacent homology (BAH) domain, and an AT hook; RSC1 has a paralog, RSC2, that arose from the whole genome duplication) — MVEQDNGFLQKLLKTQYDAVFHLKDENGIEIYPIFNVLPPKKEYPDYYIIIRNPISLNTLKKRLPHYTSPQDFVNDFAQIPWNAMTYNAKDSVIYKYAILLESFIKGKIVHNIRKHYPEVTYPSLGRIPEIFAESMQPSDLSSNPINTQENDEKAGLNPEMKMAFAKLDSSITERKPTNQDYRMQQKNSPAFPTHSASITPQPLASPTPVVNYANITSAHPKTHVRRGRPPVIDLPYVLRIKNILKMMRREVDQNNKTLTLCFEKLPDRNEEPTYYSVITDPICLMDIRKKVKSRKYRNFHTFEEDFQLMLTNFKLYYSQDQSNIIRAQLLEKNFNRLVRIELSKPDEDYLPEGELRYPLDDVEINDEKYQIGDWVLLHNPNDINKPIVGQIFRLWSTTDGNKWLNACWYFRPEQTVHRVDRLFYKNEVMKTGQYRDHPIQDIKGKCYVIHFTRFQRGDPSTKVNGPQFVCEFRYNESDKVFNKIRTWKACLPEELRDQDEPTIPVNGRKFFKYPSPIADLLPANATLNDKVPEPTEGAPTAPPLVGAVYLGPKLERDDLGEYSTSDDCPRYIIRPNDPPEEGKIDYETGTIITDTLTTSSMPRVNSSSTIRLPTLKQTKSIPSSNFRSSSNTPLLHQNFNQTSNFLKLENMNNSSHNLLSHPSVPKFQSPSLLEQSSRSKYHSAKKQTQLSSTAPKKPASKSFTLSSMINTLTAHTSKYNFNHIVIEAPGAFVVPVPMEKNIRTIQSTERFSRSNLKNAQNLGNTAINDINTANEQIIWFKGPGVKITERVIDSGNDLVRVPLNRWFCKNKRRKLDYEDIEEDVMEPPNDFSEDMIANIFNPPPSLNLDMDLNLSPSSNNSSNFMDLSTIASGDNDGKECDTAEESEDENEDTEDEHEIEDIPTTSAFGLNSSAEYLAFRLREFNKL; from the coding sequence ATGGTGGAGCAAGATAATGGGTTTTTACAGAAGCTACTCAAAACACAATACGATGCTGTCTTCCATTTaaaggatgaaaatggtataGAAATATATCCAATATTCAATGTACTGCCAcctaaaaaagaatatccAGACTATTACATTATAATAAGGAATCCGATATCTTTAAACACTTTAAAGAAACGATTGCCCCATTATACATCGCCACAAGATTTTGTTAACGATTTTGCGCAAATTCCTTGGAATGCAATGACATACAATGCAAAAGATTCAGTAATTTACAAATATGCCATTCTTCTTGAGTCTTTTATTAAAGGAAAGATCGTGCACAATATAAGAAAACATTATCCCGAGGTGACATATCCATCTCTAGGTCGAATTCCGGAAATATTCGCAGAGAGTATGCAACCCTCCGATTTATCCTCGAACCCCATTAATACACaggaaaatgatgaaaaggCTGGCTTAAATCCAGAGATGAAAATGGCTTTCGCAAAACTAGATAGTTCGATCACTGAAAGGAAACCAACCAACCAAGATTACAGGATGCAACAAAAAAACTCACCAGCGTTTCCAACCCATTCTGCTTCTATAACACCGCAGCCGCTGGCTTCACCTACTCCAGTTGTTAACTATGCAAATATTACCTCGGCGCATCCCAAAACCCATGTTAGACGCGGTAGACCACCAGTAATTGATCTACCCTATGTACTGAGGATTAAGAATATCTTGAAGATGATGAGAAGAGAGGTCGACCAAAATAATAAGACGCTTACCCtctgttttgaaaaactacCAGATAGAAACGAGGAGCCAACCTATTACTCTGTCATAACAGATCCCATTTGTCTAATGGATATTAGGAAAAAGGTTAAGTCCagaaaatatagaaattTCCATACTTTTGAGGAAGACTTTCAATTAATGCTAACAAATTTTAAGCTTTATTATTCTCAAGATCAGAGCAATATAATACGAGCTCAACTATTGGAGAAAAACTTCAATAGATTAGTGCGAATTGAATTATCCAAACCTGATGAAGACTATTTACCTGAAGGTGAATTAAGATATCCTCTAGATGATGTAGAAATcaatgatgagaaatacCAGATAGGTGATTGGGTTCTTTTACATAATCCAAACGACATCAATAAACCCATTGTTGGCCAGATTTTTAGATTATGGTCTACTACAGATGGAAACAAATGGTTGAATGCTTGCTGGTATTTTAGGCCAGAACAAACCGTTCATCGGGTGGATAGGTTATTCTACAAGAATGAGGTCATGAAAACTGGTCAATATAGAGATCATCCTATTCAGGATATTAAGGGAAAGTGCTACGTTATTCATTTTACCAGATTCCAGCGTGGGGATCCTAGCACGAAAGTCAATGGTCCTCAATTTGTTTGCGAATTCCGTTATAATGAAAGTGATAAGGttttcaacaaaatcaGGACTTGGAAAGCTTGCCTGCCGGAAGAACTCCGTGACCAAGATGAGCCTACGATACCTGTtaatggaagaaaattttttaaataccCTTCTCCAATAGCAGATTTGTTACCAGCAAACGCAACTCTAAATGACAAAGTTCCAGAACCCACGGAGGGAGCCCCAACTGCCCCACCTTTGGTAGGCGCTGTATATTTAGGCCCCAAATTAGAGAGGGATGATCTGGGAGAGTATTCAACTTCTGATGACTGCCCTCGATACATAATCAGACCAAATGATCCACCAGAAGAAGGTAAAATAGATTACGAAACAGGAACAATAATTACAGATACCTTAACCACAAGCAGTATGCCCAGAGTGAACAGTTCCTCCACAATACGTTTACCCACTTTAAAGCAGACTAAATCAATTCCCAGCTCCAATTTCAGGTCCTCATCAAATACTCCACTATTGCATCAGAACTTCAATCAGActtccaattttttgaaattagaAAACATGAATAATAGTTCTCATAATTTACTATCACATCCTTCCGTTCCTAAGTTTCAATCGCCCTCTTTATTAGAACAGAGTAGTCGCTCTAAATACCATAGTGCAAAAAAACAGACACAGCTATCATCAACAGCTCCCAAAAAGCCTGCATCTAAAAGTTTTACATTATCCTCAATGATTAATACCTTAACTGCTCATACCTCGAAGTACAACTTCAACCATATTGTTATTGAAGCCCCGGGTGCATTTGTGGTTCCTGTAccaatggaaaaaaatataagaACCATCCAATCGACAGAACGTTTCAGTAGatcaaatctaaaaaaCGCTCAAAATCTCGGTAATACTGCTATTAATGACATAAATACTGCAAATGAGCAAATAATATGGTTCAAAGGGCCCGGTGTAAAAATCACAGAGAGAGTTATTGATTCCGGAAATGATTTAGTACGGGTACCTTTGAATAGATGGTTCTgtaaaaacaaaaggagAAAACTGGATTACGAAgacattgaagaagatgttATGGAACCACCAAATGACTTCAGCGAAGATATGATTGctaatatttttaatcCTCCGCCGAGCTTGAATTTAGATATGGATTTAAATCTAAGCCCATCCTCGAATAACTCTTCTAATTTCATGGATTTAAGCACAATTGCAAGCGGTGATAACGATGGGAAAGAATGCGATACGGCGGAGGAGAGTGAAGACGAAAACGAAGATACAGAAGACGAGCACGAAATTGAAGATATCCCGACCACGTCTGCTTTTGGCTTAAATTCTTCCGCTGAATACCTTGCATTCAGATTACGAgaatttaataaattatGA